From the Deinococcus gobiensis I-0 genome, the window TCCTTCCATCCCGCCCTGAGCTTCATCGCGCTGGGCGAGCACGCGCGGCAGGTCACCGAGGTCCAGACCCTCGCCAGCCCCTACCAGCCGGTGGGGGCGCTGTACGACCTCGACGGCTACGCCCTGTTGATGGGTGTGGATTTCGGCAGCAACACGACCGTGCACTACGGCGAGTATCTGGCGGGGATGCCGCTGCTCACGCGCTACGTACCGGTGGACGGGGCCGTGGTGCCCACCGCCTTCCCCAACTGCTCGGCCGACTTCGACCGGCTCGAACCCCACGTGCAGGGCGCGCAGGTGACGGCGGGCAACGCGCTGCTGAGGCTCTACCGCGTGCGCGACCTGGTCGACGAGACGGTGCGGCTCCTGAACCGCGACCCCGAGGCCCTGCTGTGCACCTACCGCAGCTGCCGCTGCCAGCAGGTGCGCGAACTCGTACGCGCGAATGGCCTGTCGCCCCGGCCGCATCCGGTGTCCGGCGGGTAGACCCGGGCCTGCCCCGACGCGCCGCGCTCAGTCCTGCATCCGCTTCTCGCTGCTGTGGCCGGGCCGCACCCGCAGCTCGGGGCGGACGTGGTGCGCGGCGTGGTTGGCCGCCATCGCCGCCTGGGCATAGGCCAGCGAGATGAGCTTGAAGTCGCCGCCCGACTGTGCGAGGTCGCCCGCCACGTACACGCCGGGCAGCGCGGTCTGGCCGCCCGGACCGTCGGGGACGTACTCGCCCTGCCAGCCCAGCGGCCAGCCCTGGATGGGGGCGAGGTCGGGAAGGTAGCCCCCCAGGCTCAGGACCGTGTCGGCCGGAACGCGTACCTGTTCGCCGTCCACCGTCAGGTGGGCGCCCCCCGGCACGAGGTTGACGAGCACGGCCGGGGCCAGCACGCTCAGGCGCCCCCCGGCCCGCGCCTCTTCCAGCGCGGCGAGCTCGTCGGGACTGCCCCGGAAGCCCAGGCGGCGGTGCGTGAGGGTCACGGCGGCCCCGGCCTGCGCCAGTTCCAGCGCGGCGCGGGTGGCCTGCGGCACGCCCCCCACGACCAGCACGCGCCGGCCCGCCAGCTCGGCGGGCTCGGGCACGTCGCTGCGCACGTCGGGGTGCGAGGCGGCGCCCGGTACCCGCGCCTCACGCGGCAGCAGCGCCCCCATACCCGCCGTCAGGATCACCGCGCCCGCCGTGAAGTCGCCCCGGTCGGTGCGCACGGTCCAGCCACCCCCCGGCCGCGCTTCCAGGCCGCGCGCCACGGTGCGCAGTTCGGTGGTCACGTCCAGGCCGTCGAGTTGCCGCACCTGCCCGGCCACGATATCGGCCGCGCGGGTCTCGGGCAGGCCCGGCACGTCGTAGACCCGCTTATCGGGGTAGAGCGCCGTGAGCTGCCCGCCCAGCTCGCCCCGCGCCTCGAGCAGCCGCACGCCCAGGCCGCGCCACGCCGCGTAGAAGGCCGCGTACAGCCCCGCCGGGCCGCCGCCCACCACCAGAATGTCGCTGTGTGTCCCGCTCGTCATGGCGCGAGTATGGCGCAGGCCCGGCCCGAAGAAAGGGTCGGGCGGCCGAGCCCGACCGGAAAAAGCTCCCCACCGGTCCGGGGAGAGCCTGCCGAACCGCACCCGCCTCAGCGGCGGCGGTGCGAGAGCATCTCCGCGAGGTCCACGACCTTGTGGCGCGGCCGGCCCTGGGCCTGGCCCTCGCTCAGCTCGTGGGCGTCGAGCGCCTGCCAGTCGCCGAAGGTATACACGTCCACACCCCGGCCGGCCAGCAGGGCGTCCACCGCTTCACGGCCGGGCTGCGCCGGGGTCAGCAGCGCGCCCGCCTGGGCGTCGGCCAGCAGGGCGGCGACGGTATCGGTGGCGTCCTTGCGGTTGGTGCCGACCACGCCGCTGGGGCCGCGCTTGATCCAGCCGGCGGTGTACTCGCCGGGGCGGCCCTCGACGCGGCCTTCCGCGTTCGGAATCACGCCCCGGCGCTCGTCGAAGGGCACGCCTTTCAGGGCCACGCCCTTGTAGCCCACCGAGCGCAGCACCATCTGTACAGGCAGCGTCTCGTACTCGCCGGTGCCTACCGCGTTGCCCTGGTCGTCCAGGCGGTTGCGCTCGATCTTCAGGCCGCCCACGTGGCCCTGGCCGTCGTCCAGGATCTCGACCGGCGACACCAGAAAGCGCAGGTGGATGCGGCGGTCCTTGCCCTCGGGCGTGCGCACCGCGAATTCGCGCAGCACCTCCACGTTCTTGCGCTTGACGTTGTCGGTGATGGCCGCTTCCTCGGCCTCGCCGAGCTGCACGTCGGCCGGCATCACGACGGGGTCGGCGTCGCTCAGCTCGCCGAACTCGCGCAGCTCCTTGGTCGTGAAGTTGGCCTGCGCGGGGCCACGGCGCCCCAGCACGTATACGTCCTTGACCTGGCTGCGTTCCAGCGCCTTCAGGGCGTGCTCGGCGATGTCGGACTCGCGCAGTTCGGCCACCGTCTTGACGAGGATGCGGCTCACGTCCAGCGCTACGTTGCCCACGCCGACCACCGCCACCCCACCCGCGTGCAGCAGCATCTCGCGCGCCGCCGCGTCGGGGTGGCCGTTGTACCACGCGACGAATTCGGTGGCGCTCATGCTGCCCGCGAGGTCCTCGCCGGGAATGCCCAGGCGGCGGTCGCTGCTGGCCCCGACCGTGTAGATCACGGCGTCGTAGTGGGCCAGGACGTCCCCGTGCGTCAGGTCACGCCCGAATTCCACGTTGCCCAGAAAGCGCACGCGCGGGTCCGAGAGGGTCTTCTCGAAGCCCCGGGTC encodes:
- a CDS encoding AAC(3) family N-acetyltransferase codes for the protein MLNILRRLAVTPAELDEALAALGLDGTQSVMVHASLRSFGSLEGGAKTVVNTLLGRTNTLVAPAFTYNTLLNRPAAFTNARFDRDSRVSRDIGRVPQEMVERPEALRSFHPALSFIALGEHARQVTEVQTLASPYQPVGALYDLDGYALLMGVDFGSNTTVHYGEYLAGMPLLTRYVPVDGAVVPTAFPNCSADFDRLEPHVQGAQVTAGNALLRLYRVRDLVDETVRLLNRDPEALLCTYRSCRCQQVRELVRANGLSPRPHPVSGG
- a CDS encoding FAD/NAD(P)-binding protein, whose amino-acid sequence is MTQVYSPERPLRVAVIGSGPSGVFAAEALLKQTALPAEIDVFDRLPTPYGLVRYGVAPDHLTIKSVTRGFEKTLSDPRVRFLGNVEFGRDLTHGDVLAHYDAVIYTVGASSDRRLGIPGEDLAGSMSATEFVAWYNGHPDAAAREMLLHAGGVAVVGVGNVALDVSRILVKTVAELRESDIAEHALKALERSQVKDVYVLGRRGPAQANFTTKELREFGELSDADPVVMPADVQLGEAEEAAITDNVKRKNVEVLREFAVRTPEGKDRRIHLRFLVSPVEILDDGQGHVGGLKIERNRLDDQGNAVGTGEYETLPVQMVLRSVGYKGVALKGVPFDERRGVIPNAEGRVEGRPGEYTAGWIKRGPSGVVGTNRKDATDTVAALLADAQAGALLTPAQPGREAVDALLAGRGVDVYTFGDWQALDAHELSEGQAQGRPRHKVVDLAEMLSHRRR
- a CDS encoding NAD(P)/FAD-dependent oxidoreductase, producing MTSGTHSDILVVGGGPAGLYAAFYAAWRGLGVRLLEARGELGGQLTALYPDKRVYDVPGLPETRAADIVAGQVRQLDGLDVTTELRTVARGLEARPGGGWTVRTDRGDFTAGAVILTAGMGALLPREARVPGAASHPDVRSDVPEPAELAGRRVLVVGGVPQATRAALELAQAGAAVTLTHRRLGFRGSPDELAALEEARAGGRLSVLAPAVLVNLVPGGAHLTVDGEQVRVPADTVLSLGGYLPDLAPIQGWPLGWQGEYVPDGPGGQTALPGVYVAGDLAQSGGDFKLISLAYAQAAMAANHAAHHVRPELRVRPGHSSEKRMQD